In one window of Henckelia pumila isolate YLH828 chromosome 1, ASM3356847v2, whole genome shotgun sequence DNA:
- the LOC140893358 gene encoding auxin-responsive protein IAA17-like isoform X2, with protein MSPERAADSPGTEYSGGLKTELTLGLPGARPAQEPKPGEKRGFSETVDLNIGSNFEDEEAVVVSPKLPPAKSQVVGWPPVRSHRKSMMKNCKYVKVAVDGAPYLRKVDLEVYGSYQELLAVLEDMFTCLTSTVLNERRIIDTENGIEYVPTYEDRDGDWMLVGDVPWKPQDFFRGLQHKLRRSSSPSLAILCMYRKAFFC; from the exons ATGTCGCCGGAAAGAGCAGCAGACTCGCCGGGAACCGAATATTCCGGCGGATTGAAGACGGAGCTCACCCTTGGATTGCCCGGAGCTAGACCGGCGCAGGAGCCGAAGCCCGGAGAAAAGCGCGGCTTCTCGGAGACGGTGGATTTGAACATCGGTTCCAATTTCGAAGATGAGGAGGCTGTTGTTGTCTCACCAAAACTTCCTCCAGCTAA ATCTCAAGTTGTGGGATGGCCACCAGTGAGATCACATAGAAAGAGCATGATGAAAAATTGCAAGTATGTGAAGGTGGCAGTGGATGGGGCACCATATTTAAGAAAAGTTGATCTTGAAGTTTATGGTAGCTATCAGGAGCTATTGGCTGTATTGGAAGACATGTTTACATGTCTAACAA GCACTGTTTTGAATGAGAGGAGAATCATCGATACCGAAAATGGGATAGAATATGTGCCTACTTATGAGGATAGAGATGGAGATTGGATGTTGGTTGGAGATGTACCTTGGAA ACCCCAAGACTTCTTCAGAGGTCTCCAGCACAAGTTGAGACGATCAAGTTCACCTTCCCTGGCCATTCTTTGCATGTACAGAAAGGCCTTCTTCTGCTGA
- the LOC140893358 gene encoding auxin-responsive protein IAA17-like isoform X1, translating into MSPERAADSPGTEYSGGLKTELTLGLPGARPAQEPKPGEKRGFSETVDLNIGSNFEDEEAVVVSPKLPPAKSQVVGWPPVRSHRKSMMKNCKYVKVAVDGAPYLRKVDLEVYGSYQELLAVLEDMFTCLTSTVLNERRIIDTENGIEYVPTYEDRDGDWMLVGDVPWKMFVESCKKLRLVKSSEAAGLDPKTSSEVSSTS; encoded by the exons ATGTCGCCGGAAAGAGCAGCAGACTCGCCGGGAACCGAATATTCCGGCGGATTGAAGACGGAGCTCACCCTTGGATTGCCCGGAGCTAGACCGGCGCAGGAGCCGAAGCCCGGAGAAAAGCGCGGCTTCTCGGAGACGGTGGATTTGAACATCGGTTCCAATTTCGAAGATGAGGAGGCTGTTGTTGTCTCACCAAAACTTCCTCCAGCTAA ATCTCAAGTTGTGGGATGGCCACCAGTGAGATCACATAGAAAGAGCATGATGAAAAATTGCAAGTATGTGAAGGTGGCAGTGGATGGGGCACCATATTTAAGAAAAGTTGATCTTGAAGTTTATGGTAGCTATCAGGAGCTATTGGCTGTATTGGAAGACATGTTTACATGTCTAACAA GCACTGTTTTGAATGAGAGGAGAATCATCGATACCGAAAATGGGATAGAATATGTGCCTACTTATGAGGATAGAGATGGAGATTGGATGTTGGTTGGAGATGTACCTTGGAA AATGTTTGTTGAATCATGTAAGAAGCTGAGGTTAGTGAAAAGCTCAGAGGCCGCTGGATtag ACCCCAAGACTTCTTCAGAGGTCTCCAGCACAAGTTGA
- the LOC140885813 gene encoding D-glycerate 3-kinase, chloroplastic-like: protein MTSRTMMSFSQISSGSLRLQQPLGDVFPSAQAEVSSVKELFEFICSGPILKEIGLTPEKVAESIDKWTLYGSKLCRFFKINELFLTESQKIRIYHYYVPVFWWCEQEVSRHRSMFKEDDEIPPLVIGFNAPQGCGKTTLVEALDYLFRTTGGNSATISIDDFYLTADDQAKVRESNAGNALLELRGNAGSHDLSLSVETLKAIRSLTKEGNKMKLPRYNKSAYNGRGDRADPSTWPEVEGPLTVVLFEGWMLGFKPLPAEVVKAVDPQLETVNNNLKDYHDSWDKFIDSWIVIKIQDPGCVYRWRLQAEVAMRDDGKPGMSDDEVRDFVSRYLPAYKAYHPTLYSDGPNGANPEHLLIVGVDMGRNPILTR from the exons ATGACGTCCCGGACGATGATGTCCTTTTCCCAAATATCATCGG GTAGTTTAAGATTGCAACAACCTTTGGGGGATGTCTTTCCTTCGGCACAAGCTGAAGTTTCCTCTGTGAAGgaactctttgaatttatttgCTCGGGTCCCATTTTGAAAGAAATAGGCCTAACACCAGAGAAGGTGGCTGAATCCATAGACAAGTGGACATTGTATGGATCCAAGCTCTGTAGATTTTTTAAGATAAATGAACTGTTTCTTACCGAGTCGCAGAAAATTCGGATCTATCATTACTATGTGCCAGTCTTCTGGTGGTGTGAGCAAGAAGTTTCTCGTCATCGTTCCATGTTcaaagaagatgatgaaatCCCCCCTTTAGTG ATTGGTTTCAATGCACCACAAGGGTGTGGGAAAACGACGCTAGTCGAAGCCCTGGATTATCTTTTCCGAACTACTGGAGG GAACTCTGCAACTATATCCATAGATGACTTTTACCTGACTGCAGATGATCAG GCCAAAGTAAGGGAAAGCAATGCCGGAAATGCACTTCTTGAG TTACGTGGTAACGCCGGAAGCCATGACCTGTCATTATCCGTTGAGACACTGAAAGCGATTCGCAGTTTAACTAAAGAAG GAAATAAAATGAAGCTTCCTCGGTATAACAAG TCTGCGTATAACGGTCGAGGCGACAGAGCTGATCCTTCCACATGGCCAGAGGTGGAGGGGCCTTTAACG GTGGTTTTGTTTGAGGGTTGGATGCTTGGTTTTAAGCCCCTTCCTGCCGAAGTCGTGAAAGCAGTCGATCCACAG CTGGAGACAGTTAATAACAACTTGAAAGATTATCATGATTCATGGGACAAGTTCATAGACTCCTGGATAGTAATCAAGATTCAGGACCCTGGTTGTGTATATCGTTGGCGGTTGCAG GCTGAGGTAGCCATGAGGGATGATGGAAAACCAGGGATGTCTGATGACGAG GTTCGGGATTTTGTTTCGAGATACTTGCCTGCATACAAAGCATACCACCCTACTCTTTACTCCGATGGACCGAACGGGGCCAATCCGGAGCATTTACTGATCGTCGGAGTCGACATGGGCAGGAATCCTATCCTTACTCGTTGA